A region from the Triticum aestivum cultivar Chinese Spring chromosome 3D, IWGSC CS RefSeq v2.1, whole genome shotgun sequence genome encodes:
- the LOC123075196 gene encoding TBC1 domain family member 13 translates to MASSPRSPQPAELEISRQSRILAALSKKVIDLDELRMLAAQGVPDGAGVRSTVWKLLLGYLPKDRALWEQELAKKRSQYEAFKDEFLPNTVGGSSTPGGSEGHSDGNAEHVENGFLDRSEIAQDDHPLSLGKTSQWNQVAEHSEMIEQVDRDVKRTHPDIHFFCGDSSFAKSNQDSLRNILIIFAKLNAGIRYVQGMNEILAPLFFVFRNDPDYKNANFAEADSFFCFVELLSGLRDNFCQKLDNSAVGIRGTLSKLSQLLKKYDGELQHHLEITTEVNPQFYAFRWITLLLTQEFNFADIIHIWDTLLSDPDGPQETLLRICCAMLILVRKRLLAGDFSSNLKLLQSYPPTNIGHLLYVANKLQ, encoded by the exons ATGGCGAGCTCGCCGCGATCCCCGCAGCCGGCGGAGCTGGAGATCTCGCGGCAGTCCCGTATCCTCGCGGCG CTGTCGAAGAAGGTGATAGATCTCGATGAGCTCCGGATGCTCGCTGCGCAGGGCGTCCCCGACGGCGCCGGCGTCCGGTCTACTGTGTGGAAG CTGCTACTGGGCTATCTGCCCAAGGATCGTGCACTGTGGGAGCAGGAGTTGGCAAAAAAGAGGTCACAATATGAAGCCTTCAAAGACGAATTCCTTCCCAACACT GTAGGTGGAAGTAGCACGCCTGGGGGATCAGAAGGCCACAGTGACGGAAATGCAGAGCATGTTGAGAATGGGTTTCTTGACAGGTCGGAGATAGCCCAAGATGATCATCCTTTGAGCCTTGGGAAGACCAGCCAATGGAATCAGGTCGCTGAG CATTCGGAGATGATCGAGCAGGTTGACCGTGATGTAAAACGCACTCACCCTGACATACATTTCTTCTGTGGAGACTCTTCTTTTGCAAAGTCCAATCAG GATTCTCTGAGAAATATATTAATTATCTTTGCCAAGCTGAATGCTGGGATAAGATACGTGCAAGGAATGAATGAAATTTTGGCGCCTCTCTTCTTTGTATTTCGGAATGATCCAGATTATAAAAATGCT AACTTCGCCGAAGCCGATTCTTTCTTTTGCTTCGTGGAGTTACTTAGTGGGCTTAGAGACAACTTCTGCCAGAAGCTAGACAACAGTGCTGTCGGCATTCGAGGGACGCTCTCCAAACTATCACAACTGCTAAAGAAGTATGATGGAGAACTTCAGCACCACTTGGAAATAACTACGGAA GTTAATCCCCAGTTCTATGCGTTCAGGTGGATAACACTGCTGTTAACCCAGGAATTCAACTTTGCCGATATTATTCATATATGGGACACTCTGTTAAGTGACCCAGATGGTCCTCAG GAAACCTTGCTGAGAATATGCTGCGCAATGCTGATCCTGGTCCGGAAACGGCTCCTTGCCGGCGATTTCAGCTCCAACCTGAAGCTTCTGCAGAGCTACCCTCCGACGAACATCGGCCACCTCCTCTACGTTGCAAACAAGTTGCAGTGA